DNA sequence from the Acidobacteriota bacterium genome:
AAGGGACGATCGCCGATCAAATTCCCACCGAGCCGGACCAAGCAAATCAACTCCCAACCACCGAAGTACCCATACCGGCTCCCGTCACGCCGACCTTTCTGCAAACCGGCCCCATCCCGACCGAAGGAGGCGAAGGGAGTGGAGGAGGTGGAGGCAACGGTGGCAACAACTACGTATGCCAGGCGACGGTCCAGTGCCCTGGTCTCCCTAGCCTTGGCCTTGGTCCGTACACCTTGTCCTGCAACGGCTACTACTCCTGTTCTTCCAGCCCTGGCTCGCACGTCGTTTGCGACGGAATAGGTACTATTTGCTTAGGGTAGGCCTGCCTGCGGCCATGGGCTGCAAAGAGTCTCTCGGCGTTTGGGAGGAGCCACGGCGGGACCGTATTCGAGGTTCTTTCTCCCTTTTGTCGATTCTTCACTCAGCCATTCATCTAGGGGGCAACGACGCCGGAGGAAAGTCCCCCGGCCCATCAATGACCCTGGTATAGGAGACCGAGACCATGGCTCAGTTCATGCTGCTACTGCACGACAAACCGTCCGACTTGAGCACCGTTTCCGCCGAGGACATCCAAGGCATCGTCGGCGAATACATCGCCTGGCGGCAAGGCCTCGAGGAACAGGGCCGATTGGTCGGC
Encoded proteins:
- a CDS encoding YciI family protein, yielding MGGATAGPYSRFFLPFVDSSLSHSSRGQRRRRKVPRPINDPGIGDRDHGSVHAATARQTVRLEHRFRRGHPRHRRRIHRLAARPRGTGPIGRRRKLADEGGKHLSLVDGALRVVDGPYSEAKEVIGGYFAIEAADYDEALDLCRDCPHLKYGERIELRRVDDIHP